A section of the Meles meles chromosome 8, mMelMel3.1 paternal haplotype, whole genome shotgun sequence genome encodes:
- the LOC123948802 gene encoding LOW QUALITY PROTEIN: zinc finger protein 846-like (The sequence of the model RefSeq protein was modified relative to this genomic sequence to represent the inferred CDS: deleted 1 base in 1 codon; substituted 1 base at 1 genomic stop codon) — MLENYQNLIILGYESCKPDLYSLMGGAEELRTGERRNQELDLRLKTKGFTPLQDISLEKPSNGIQLERSNAGAKRYGSNLCGRAFSGHSFMTHSRPKTSNSNQNGKAFKKNFICTLLKEIPIGEKTSESVQHDKAFGQLSDLTEHKKTQTRGKVCECKECQRTSVNQSSLKAHRRHHTGEKLYECEECGKVFTHSSYLTDHRRIHSGKKPYVCMEYGKAFTRSTGLILHMRIHTREKPYECKECGKAFIHSSYLTKHVRIHSGEKPYFFKECGKTFTPSSGLVLHVRTHTGEKPCVCKVCGKAFNNSSMLGQHVRTHNGEKPYECKQCGKAFTQSSGLTTHLRTHTGEKAYACKECGKVFAHSTYLTMHMRTHTGEKLXKCKECEKALGTYTTCLNIHMRTHTGEKPYKYKDCGKTFTQSSALAKHLRTKSCGKTCKCSSDLIIHI, encoded by the exons ATGTTGGAGAACTACCAGAATCTCATTATACTAGGATACGAATCATGCAAACCTGATCTCTATTCTCtgatgggaggagcagaagagctgaggacaggagagagaagaaatcagGAATTGGATTTGCGGCTCAAAACTAAAGGTTTCACACCCCTTCAggatatttctttggaaaaaccaTCAAATGGAATACAGTTGGAGAGAAGCAATGCTGGAGCGAAACGATATGGCTCTAACTTGTGTGGAAGAGCGTTTAGTGGACACTCATTTATGACTCACAGTAGACCGAAAACTTCTAACAGTAATCAGAATGgaaaagcctttaaaaagaactttatttGTACTCTGCTCAAGGAAATCCCCATTGGGGAGAAAACTTCTGAGAGTGTCCAGCATGATAAAGCCTTTGGTCAGCTTTCAGATCTTACTGAGCACAAGAAAACTCAGACACGAGGGAAGGTGTGTGAATGTAAAGAGTGTCAGAGAACTTCTGTTAATCAGTCATCCCTTAAGGCACACAGGAGACACCACACTGGAGAAAAACTATATGAATGTGAAGAATGTGGGAAGGTCTTCACTCATTCCTCATACCTGACAGATCATAGAAGAATTCACAGTGGA AAAAAGCCCTATGTATGCATGGAATATGGGAAAGCCTTTACTCGATCCACAGGACTTATTTTACACATGCGAATTCACACTCGAGAAAAACCgtatgaatgtaaggaatgtggaaaaGCTTTTATTCACTCTTCATACCTTACAAAACATGTAAGAATTCACAGTGGAGAAAAgccatatttttttaaggagTGCGGGAAAACTTTCACTCCCTCCTCAGGACTTGTCTTACACGTGCGAAcacacactggagagaaaccctgtGTATGTAAGGtatgtgggaaagcctttaaTAACTCTTCAATGCTCGGTCAGCATGTCAGGACACACAATGGAGAGAAGCCATACGAATGCAAGCAATGTGGGAAAGCTTTCACTCAGTCTTCAGGCCTTACCACACACTTAAGaactcacactggagagaagGCCTATGcatgtaaagaatgtgggaaagTTTTTGCTCATTCTACATATCTTACTATGCACATGAGAACGCATACTggagaaaaactgtaaaaatgtaaagaatgtgaGAAAGCTTTAGGTACGTACACCACATGCCTTAATATTCACATGCGaactcacactggagagaaaccgtATAAATATAAGGACTGTGGGAAAACCTTCACTCAATCTTCGGCACTTGCTAAACATTTAAGAACTAAGTCATGTGGAAAAACCTGTAAATGTTCTTCAGACCTTATTATTCACATCTAA